The Armatimonadota bacterium genome segment GAAGGGCTGATCGACACGGCCGTATCGCGCAAAGACGGCTCTTGGGGAGTGCCGATCCCGGGCGAGCCGGGCAAGGTGGTGTACGTGTGGTTCGACGCGCTGATCAACTACCTCTCTGCAACCGGCTGGGCGGACGGCGGCGACGCATGGCAAGAGATTTGGCCGCCTGATCTACAGTTGATGGCTAAGGACATCCTTCCCCGGTTTCACGGCACGATCTGGCCGGCCATGCTGATGGCGCTGGACTTGCCTCTACCGCGCCAGCTCTTCTGCCACGGCTGGTTTCTGATGGAAGGCGAGAAGATTAGCAAGTCGAAGGGCAACGCGGTTCACCCCGAAAAGGCGATCGGCGATCTAATGGCGCTATCCGGCTGCGAGCGTCGGTTTGCGGTCGATGCGTTGCGCTACTACCTCTTGCGCGAGACGCCCATCGATTCGGATGGCAACTTCACCATCGCGGGGCTGCACCATCGATACAACTCCGATCTAGCAAACGATCTGGGCAACTTGACCCATCGTACGCTCTCCATGACGCATCGATATCTGGAGGGCAAGGCTCCCCAAGCAGCGGTCGCGCCGGTTATCGCAGAGAAGATGAAGGAGGCCGCAGAGCAAACCCGAGAAGCCTACGAAAAGTGCGACTTCCCCAGAGGTTTATCGGCCGCTTGGGAGCTAATTCGCGCCGTCAACCTCTATTACGATGCGGAGGCGCCCTGGAATCTGGCCAAGAACGGCGATCTTGCCGGCGCGGGCGCCGTTCTGTACAGCGGTTTGGAGGCATGCCGCGCGCTCTCCATTCTGGCGCGTCCCGTCTGCCCCAATGCCGCAGTCGAGATCGCCCGACAGCTTGACGTTCCGCACGATGCGCCTTGGGAAGACGCATCGAAAGTCGGTTGGATCCCGGCTGGCCATTCCGTCCAATCGCCCATGCCCATTTTCCCGCGGATCGATCCCAATCGCAAAACCGAAGCGCCTCAGGAGCCAGCAAAGGAAGCCAAAATGAGCAACGAGATCACCCTAGACGATTTTAAGAGAGTCCAACTCCGGATTGCCACCATCAAGGCGGCCGAGCCGGTGCCCAATGCCGATAAGCTTCTCAAGCTGACGCTGACCTTGGGCGACGAAGAGCGCCAGATCGTGTCCGGCATCGCAGAGGAGTATGCGCCCGATCAGCTTGTGGGCCGCCAGATAGCCGTTGTTACCAACCTAAAGCCTGCGACCATCCGTGGCGTGGTCTCCGATGGAATGTTGTTGGCCGCCGACGTTGACGGCAAAGCAATCCTGCTGTCGCCCGATAGCAATGTTCCCGACGGCAGCCCTGTGCGCTAACTATCGCTCAAAGGTGATCGACGCCTGCGCCCACCAGTTCGCCTGACCAGCGGTAAACGAACGGCCGCCCTCTATCAACAGCCATTCGTT includes the following:
- the metG gene encoding methionine--tRNA ligase, whose protein sequence is MKRYYITTPIYYVNSDPHVGTALTTILADAAKRFQLSQGREVMFLTGTDDNAQKNVEVAEALGLTAEAYTAQMADKFRKVWGDLDVSFDRFIRTTEESHHRTVQKVFNQLRDQGDIYQGVYEGWYCVSDETFFPPAKVGEDRLCPNPECRRPLEHRQEESYFFRLSAYGDRLTEYIRSHPEFVQPDARRNEVLRFIEEGLIDTAVSRKDGSWGVPIPGEPGKVVYVWFDALINYLSATGWADGGDAWQEIWPPDLQLMAKDILPRFHGTIWPAMLMALDLPLPRQLFCHGWFLMEGEKISKSKGNAVHPEKAIGDLMALSGCERRFAVDALRYYLLRETPIDSDGNFTIAGLHHRYNSDLANDLGNLTHRTLSMTHRYLEGKAPQAAVAPVIAEKMKEAAEQTREAYEKCDFPRGLSAAWELIRAVNLYYDAEAPWNLAKNGDLAGAGAVLYSGLEACRALSILARPVCPNAAVEIARQLDVPHDAPWEDASKVGWIPAGHSVQSPMPIFPRIDPNRKTEAPQEPAKEAKMSNEITLDDFKRVQLRIATIKAAEPVPNADKLLKLTLTLGDEERQIVSGIAEEYAPDQLVGRQIAVVTNLKPATIRGVVSDGMLLAADVDGKAILLSPDSNVPDGSPVR